The genomic interval CTCGACTGGTCGGAGCCCGAGCCGACGGTCCGGTCGGTTTCGGTGCGCCGCCCGACCCTCTACGTCTTCGCCGACGACATCGACCCCGTGTTCGAGGCGGCCGAGCGGGCGTGGGCCGACGCGCGGGCGGCGGGCGAGTCGATGAACAGCCGGGTGACCCGCAACACCGACAGCGAGGTCAACGGCGTCCTCTACGTCTTCGCCGAGGGGGGTCGACCGGACACGTTCGAGTCGTTCCGCGACGGCGCGCGCCCGCTCGAACCGCTGGTCGACAGAGTGAACGAGCAGGAAGGGCAATCTCCGCGCGAGGTGTTTGCTCTCCGGCCCGCCGACGGGGAGTACGTGGTCGTCACCATCGCGCTCCGGAAGGGCGGCCGGTTCGCCGACACGCTCCGGGACACCTACGACCGACCGCGGCCCGACGAGCCGCTGGGGTAGTCCGAGTCCGAGCGACCCTCTTCGTGCCACCCCCTCGCGACGACCCCCGGCTTTTCACCCCGGCGCGCGCTGTCGGCCCCTCGTGGGCCGACAACCGCGCGAGGGGCGAGTATCGCAGGCGACGAGTGAAACGAGTCGCCGAGAAACGCAGTCGGTTGGGGAGGGCGTGGCCTGCGGTCGCGGTGCTGTGCGGTCTCCTCGGTACCGGAGGTAGCTAGCCCCGCCCGACCGATGAGGTCGAGTCGGCTACCGCTCCCGGCCCCGACGGTCTCACTCGACCAACGAATCAGCGCGTGACGGTACCCCGGTCACTCCGTCGCCTCCCCGCGTCGAACCGAGATACCGGAGAGCGAAAGCCCCCGTTCGTGGGCCGCGTTCATCACCGCGACGAGGAACTCTGTCGTGATCTCGTCCTCGGCGACGCCCTCCAAGAGGAGGTGTGTACGCTCCATCTACTGAACCTCCGTCGGTCGCCGGGTCGTCGTAAATCGATGCTGTCGAGCGGGAGCTTTTTGTCCCGTGTATGCATAGTGCGTCATGCTCTCGTACCTCAGTTACGGGAGCGTTCCGCGGACCCGGTGGCCCTTACACCGGTCCGTTTCGATTCACCGGGACCTCGCCGTGAGCGACTGGTCCGCGTTTCGCTTCCGTGACCGACAGTTCTGTTGGCCGGTACTTAGATGTTACCAACAAATCTGTATATTAAATATCCCGTACTGTATCTGGGCACGGTTCTATGAAAATAGTAATACGGGGTGCTGAGAGTGTGAAATCTAATGCGTCCGGCGCTTCCCGAGTGGATGACTCCGGTCGACCGGGACATACTGGAGCTACTGGAGAACCGCGGTAATCGGGAGTTGGTGCTGAATCCGCGGCTCATCGCGGAGAACACCGACTGGAAGCGCGCTACGATTCGGGAACACGTCAGAACCCTCTACGACCACGACTTGCTCGAATACTACGACGAATCCGGTTCGATTTACCAACTCTCGGAGAGAGGTCGGGCGTTTCTCGCGGGCGAACTGGACGCCAGCGACCTCGAATCCGACGAATAACACCTCGACGGTCTCGTCGCCGACGAACGGCGGTCCGTGACCCGCCACAACCGGGAAGTACGCGACCGTCGAATCCGAAGCGTATGCTACGAGGAGAGACGAGACGCGAGGACCGGCGGGAGGAAGGGTCGGCGAACGCGAACAGGAGGGGTCCCCTCGGGCGACTGCTCCCCTTCGCGCTCGCCTTCGTCGCTGGCTTCCTGTTCGGTCGGCGACGGGGCGGAGGGAGCGACGGCGGGGATGACGGCGGCGACCGAGACGGGGATGACGGCCGACTCGCCCGGCTCAGGTCCGTCCTCCCGGGCGGCGGTGAGGCCGGGGAGGCCGTACCGGAGGAGGCCGAGGAGCGGGCCGAAGCAGTCGAGGAGCGGGTCGAGGAGGCCGTCCCGAATGCGACGACGCCGGGCGAAACCGAGAGCGAGGGCGAAGCCGCCGACCAGCCGAGTTCGACGGGGAGCGTCGCGGGCGAGGAGTCGGCCGCCGAAGCCGAATCCCCGGACCTCCCCGACGAGGCGCAGGCCGTCGAATCCCCGACGACCCGGGGGATGCCGATGCTCGGCCTCGGCACCTACGGGATGGACGACTACGACGAGTGCGTCGAGGCGGTCACGACCGCCATCGAGATGGGGTATCGCCACGTCGACACCGCGGAGGGCTACGACAACGAGGACGCCGTGGGCGACGCCATCGCCGAGGCCGACGTCGAGCGCGAGGACCTGTTCGTCGCGACCAAGGTCAGCCCGGACAACCTCGATTACGACCACGTACTGACGAGCGCCGAGGAGAGCCTCGAACGCCTCGGACTCGACTATCTCGACCTGCTGTACGTCCACTGGCCGACCGGCGAGTACGAACCCCTCGACACCCTGCAGGCGTTCGCGGAGCTGCGCGAGGAGGGCGTCATCGAGGAGATCGGCGTGAGCAACTTCGAGCCCGAGCAACTGGCGGAGGCCGTCGAGGTCTCCGAGGAGCCGGTCTTCGCGAATCAGGTCGAGATGCATCCCCTGCTCCGGCAGACCGAACTCCAGTCGGTCTGCGCGCAGGAGGAGGTGGACGTGGAGCTCGTTGCCTACTCGCCCATCGCCCGCGGCGACGTGGACGACGTGGCGGAGTTGCAGGACATCGCCGAGGCCCACGACGCCACGCCCGCACAGGTGAGTCTGGCGTGGCTCCGCGAGAAGGGCGTCACCGCCATCCCGAAGGCCGCGAGTCGGGACCACCTCCGGGAGAACTGGCTGAGCCTCGCGGTCGAACTGGACGACGAAGATGTGGAGACCATCGACGCCATCGACGACGAAGAGCGCATCGTCGACCCCGACCGCGCGCCGTGGAACCAGTAGCAAACTAAGGCCGTTTAAGGTATTTTATCATAAAAGACCATTAACTTTATGCGGGCGAGCGCGGTCGGTCGGCACGCAATGGGACGACTACCCCGTCTCGGCGTGTACAGCGCGACTTCGGAACGTCCGTCCGACGACCCGATTCGACTCGGCGGAATCGGCCTCCGGAGCGGTGAGGGATGAGCGCCGAGGCCGACGAAGCCGACAGTTCGGGCGACGGAACCGAGCACGTTCCC from Halorussus salilacus carries:
- a CDS encoding DUF6663 family protein; amino-acid sequence: MTDDGSYRVLGVPEAGRLRLLDRETYEPVVTASEGHDAPVADLRPGYLVDADLDWSEPEPTVRSVSVRRPTLYVFADDIDPVFEAAERAWADARAAGESMNSRVTRNTDSEVNGVLYVFAEGGRPDTFESFRDGARPLEPLVDRVNEQEGQSPREVFALRPADGEYVVVTIALRKGGRFADTLRDTYDRPRPDEPLG
- a CDS encoding ArsR family transcriptional regulator, producing the protein MRPALPEWMTPVDRDILELLENRGNRELVLNPRLIAENTDWKRATIREHVRTLYDHDLLEYYDESGSIYQLSERGRAFLAGELDASDLESDE
- a CDS encoding aldo/keto reductase gives rise to the protein MPMLGLGTYGMDDYDECVEAVTTAIEMGYRHVDTAEGYDNEDAVGDAIAEADVEREDLFVATKVSPDNLDYDHVLTSAEESLERLGLDYLDLLYVHWPTGEYEPLDTLQAFAELREEGVIEEIGVSNFEPEQLAEAVEVSEEPVFANQVEMHPLLRQTELQSVCAQEEVDVELVAYSPIARGDVDDVAELQDIAEAHDATPAQVSLAWLREKGVTAIPKAASRDHLRENWLSLAVELDDEDVETIDAIDDEERIVDPDRAPWNQ